The genomic DNA GCTGCAACAGCTTGATTGGCACCCTTCCCTCCTGGAATGATATTCAATGAAGATGCCAGTATAGTTTCGCCCTTCTTTGGAAGCCTCTTAGCCATTACGCTGTAATCAACGTTAATGCTTCCAACTACAACAATTTCCATAAAAACACCTCATCTGCTTAGTATTTTGGTGCATTCCACCGTCCATTCTGTCAACTGACTTATGCTTGTTTTTTCTAAACCACGTACATAGGTATTGATATCATCCCCAATGGGTAATGTCCATTTTTTATCTAATCCCTCTTCACTATTTATAATACCAACTATATTACCTACCTGTGCAGCATTACAATCCACATCTAGTCCAGCCATAGCAGTAATGAACATGGTTTCATCAAAATCACCATTACCAAACCATAAAGCTACTACTTCAATCGCAGCATTTGGGAAGCCATGAACTAGGTTATATTGCTCAAATTCCTTTTCACATGCGATCAATACTCTCTCAAAATCCTTGGACTCCTTGCATTTAGAAAGAGCAAAATCTACAACATAATAGTACTCACTATCCTTTGGAAGCATATTAATGGCTTTTTCTAAAATTATTTTTATATCATCTTCAACAAAGGATAGGGATGTCATTACTGCATTGAACACTTCCCCGACTATTCCGCTGTTGTGATGAGAAATTTCTCCGTCTATCCAAGCCAAATTAGCTGCAAGATAGGGATTACCTGGAGCAACCATTCCACAAATCCCTCCACGCATTTGAGCCCCTATCCATTCCCTATAGGGATTATTTAAGTATCCACTCTCAGGTGGATAAATACCCAGCATTAAATTTTTCAAGGCAATATCCTCAGCAGACCACCCAAAGGGAACCATAGCCACCCAATTTTCAGCAATATCCTTTGAAGTAATTTCTTTTCCCTTTTCTAGCAATGTTTTTAAGAAGGCTAGTTCGTAGGTGATGTCATCATTATATGTGCTTGGTTTCTTCAAATATTCTCTGACTTCCCCAAAGGTATCCTTAATAGTCTTTCTATCATATCCTTCCAGGGCTGTACCGAAGGAACCTGCACAAATTTGTCCCATCCATCCATTGAAAACCTTATTCATGAATTCATCACTTTGAATATCTACCCCTTTAATTACTTGAGAGAAATCAACTGAATCCTTGAATTCTATCCATGAATTATAAATTTTATAGTCCCAATACTTAGAACTGTTATCCTTTTTAGCATTATTCAGTTCATAGAATATCTTCGATGTGATCTTGGTAAGTTCTGAGATATTTTCCTCATCATATAGCTTATATCCTTTTTCTAACAGTCTTTCTGCTTCATCAACATTTCTACCCATATTTTCAATTGACTGCACCGCACCGGCAATAAGACTTGAAGGCGCTCCTGAGCCAGGAGCAACACTTCTCCATATTGTCCTTATCTTATTA from Maledivibacter sp. includes the following:
- a CDS encoding ADP-ribosylglycohydrolase family protein codes for the protein MKAWKIARDIVADAKARIVIEDDNDWTMEDSQVHELNKIRTIWRSVAPGSGAPSSLIAGAVQSIENMGRNVDEAERLLEKGYKLYDEENISELTKITSKIFYELNNAKKDNSSKYWDYKIYNSWIEFKDSVDFSQVIKGVDIQSDEFMNKVFNGWMGQICAGSFGTALEGYDRKTIKDTFGEVREYLKKPSTYNDDITYELAFLKTLLEKGKEITSKDIAENWVAMVPFGWSAEDIALKNLMLGIYPPESGYLNNPYREWIGAQMRGGICGMVAPGNPYLAANLAWIDGEISHHNSGIVGEVFNAVMTSLSFVEDDIKIILEKAINMLPKDSEYYYVVDFALSKCKESKDFERVLIACEKEFEQYNLVHGFPNAAIEVVALWFGNGDFDETMFITAMAGLDVDCNAAQVGNIVGIINSEEGLDKKWTLPIGDDINTYVRGLEKTSISQLTEWTVECTKILSR